One Diabrotica virgifera virgifera chromosome 3, PGI_DIABVI_V3a genomic window carries:
- the LOC126882231 gene encoding SAP domain-containing ribonucleoprotein, with product MADTNLLENSSDLSKLKVPDLKKELKQRGLSTTGNKNELIERLQNAVKSNETINSECVDDLEEDLLNDEDDDHEDASESVILDNELDEGLPSLPVKRKADETSATETIPEPPKKVVLKRISSSELDTEEEKSEPEKVDAEVKPEEDKHEDKKVIKLSELTTKERLEMRAKKFGVIVNSPDAKKAARAERFGTSNASADSITSSQVNTKLDVLKQRAARFGVSVSSAMSNLENKEKLEKRKQRFGSDTEGKSSNGVSESDKAKLRLERFKEPVK from the exons ATGGCAGATACAAATTTGTTGGAAAATTCTTCAGATTTATCGAAGTTAAAG GTCCCCGATTTAAAAAAGGAACTAAAACAGCGAGGACTGAGCACTACCGGCAATAAAAATGAGCTTATAGAGAGATTGCAAAATGCTGTTAAATCAAATGAAACAATTAATAGCGAATGTGTAGATGACCTAGAGGAAGATTTATTAAAT GATGAAGACGATGATCATGAAGATGCTAGCGAGTCAGTTATATTAGATAATGAGTTAGATGAAGGTTTACCATCATTACCTGTAAAACGCAAGGCCGATGAAACTTCTGCAACTGAAACTATCCCCGAACCACCAAAAAAGGTTGTGTTAAAGAGAATAAGTAGTTCAGAATTAgacacagaagaagaaaaatctgAACCGGAAAAAGTTGATGCCGAAGTTAAACCGGAAGAAGATAAACACGAAGACAAGAAAGTTATTAAACTTTCAGAATTGACAACTAAAGAG AGGTTAGAAATGAGAGCAAAGAAATTTGGAGTAATTGTCAATAGTCCAGATGCCAAGAAAGCAGCTAGAGCAGAGAGGTTTGGTACATCTAATGCATCAGCTGATAGTATTACATCATCTCAAGTG AATACGAAATTAGATGTTCTAAAACAAAGAGCAGCAAGATTTGGAGTTTCTGTATCGTCTGCGATGTCAAATTTAGAAAATaaggaaaaattggaaaaaaggAAACAACGGTTTGGTTCTGACACAGAAGGAAAATCTTCCAATGGTGTGTCCGAAAGTGATAAAGCGAAACTTCGTTTAGAACGGTTTAAAGAACCagtgaaataa
- the LOC126882229 gene encoding uncharacterized protein LOC126882229: protein MLGREVRLPCDLEFGCRPSEEHVAGEEYVDRLKLRMNNIHEFARQHIQIASDRMKDQYDSRCKNESFEVGDLVWLYNPQRRRGLCPKLQRQWEGPYEVKKKINDVIYRIKKLPNGKPKVIHINRLAPYAGSNETEEARVLQQEMKDAPQPSFKEFMSNYAERKSARFGVTTEVQQDLFGVPEYVSLAHCVAQDLEMTKGISSVFNRKFGRLDELRHQHPKIGRVLRLEDGPRSLLHMVTRKSYTDTPSYENIWRTLTNLKKIVCNYDIKDLALPKIGHVVENLDWKIVRSMLEVIFRETGVRITVCCMNPKMSYPSKTVDCYFFSRDVCRAGKSCKFRHPGPSSRVDDRDAQILRGEQCNEREILADRRITVNTSRMT, encoded by the coding sequence atgttgggtcgtgaagttcgtttgccctgcgacctagagtttggctgcagaccttccgaggaacatgttgcaggcgaagaatacgtcgaccgcctgaagttacgaatgaacaacattcatgaatttgcccgacaacacatccagatagccagtgacagaatgaaagatcaatatgattctcgatgcaagaatgaaagcttcgaagtaggtgatcttgtctggctttataatccacaacgtcgtcgcggcttgtgtcctaaactgcaaagacaatgggaaggtccgtatgaagttaagaagaaaataaatgacgtaatatacagaattaagaagttgccaaacggtaaaccaaaagttattcacataaatcgtcttgcaccatatgctggctcaaatgaaacagaagaagcccgagtcctccaacaggagatgaaagatgcaccacagccaagttttaaggaatttatgtcaaattacgcagaaagaaagagtgctagattcggcgtgaccacagaagttcagcaagatctgtttggtgttccagaatacgtctctctagcccactgtgttgcccaagacctcgagatgactaaaggaatctcgtccgtattcaatagaaagttcggccgcctggacgagttaagacaTCAGCaccctaaaattggaagagtactgcgattggaagatggtcctcgatctttgctgcatatggtgaccaggaagtcttatacggacacgccaagctacgagaacatatggcgtactctaactaatttgaagaaaatcgtgtgtaattatgacatcaaagatttggctttaccaaaaataggccatgtagtagaaaatctggattggaagattgtgagaagcatgcttgaagtgatcttcagagaaactggcgtacgaattactgtgtgttgcatgaacccgaagatgtcatacccttcaaagacagtagactgctaCTTCTTTTCTAGGGATGTATGCAGAGCTGGAAAATCCTGTaaattccgccatcctgggccttcatctagagttgatgatcgggacgctcagatcttaagaggggagcagtgtaacgaaagagaaatcttggccgaccgccgtataacagtaaacacctcgagaatgacgtaa